CGGGCCTCCACCCGCCACGGAGCCCCGGTCATGACCTTCCTGTCCCGCATGCAGCCCTCCCCCGCTCCCATCGCCCCCCGCCGGCTTCCGGAGGTCCCGTCGCAGGGCCCCGCGAACCGCCCGGCGCAGCGGCCCGCTGTCGGGCGTGCGGGAGACGGGTTCGAGGTGCGCGGCGGGCGCGCGGGTCCTGCCGGCGTCAACGGAGGCGCGCAGGCGAACCCCGTGGCGGGTGGGGCCGCGAGCGATGGCCCCGGGGACCTGGGACTCGTGGCGGGCGCCGAGGGACAGGTGCAGCCGGATGCCGTGGCCGTGGGAGGCGTGGGCGGCACCGCGCAGCCGCCGGGAGCGATGGAGCAGTTGCTTCAGAGCGCGCGCGACAACGTGCCCGGCTTCACCTGGCTGGAGTCGAAGGTGGACGGGGCCCTCAAGGTGCTGGGCGCCGCGACCGACGTGACGGGCTCGCAGGCGGACCTGGAGTCCATGAAGCCGGGGGACAAGTACTCCACGTCCGGCGGCTTCGACGGCGGCTACAAGGTGGGCCGCCTCCAGACGCGCGCGCAGATTGAAGTCAGCTGCGAGGAGGGCATGCGGACGGATGAGAAGGGCAACCGCGTGCCGGGGCCCAACTACCGGCTGACCATGGACTCGGAGGTCCTGGGCGGCGTGGGCTTCGACAACGGGAAGATCGACGCCAAGCTGCTGGCCGGTGGCGGCGGCAAGGTGGAGTTCAAGTTCGAGACGCCCCAGGAAGCGGCGCGAGCCACCGCCATCATGGACCGCCTGAAGACAGGCATGCAGTGCAACATCGCGGGCACAGCCGACATGCCGCCTCCGGAAGACCTGGCGTGGCTGCGCGGGAAGATGGCCGCCGTGGAGCTCCGGGGCACGGGCGCCGCCCAGGTGGCCGCGGAGTTCCCCGTCCCGGCGGGCCCCCTGGCGAACTCCGGGGACGTGAACGGCAAGCTCCGCGCGGACCGCACGGTCCGCATCGAGTTCCCCGAGGGCAAGCCGCCGGAGCTCGTCATCAAGGACACCGCCCAGGTGGAGGTGGGCGGCGGTGTGGGCCGGAAGATGGAGGCCAAGGGCACCCTCGTCGGGCCGGACCGGATGAAGATTCCCCTGGAGGCCGGCACGAAGGTGGGGGGCACGGTCAAGGGCAGCGGCAAGCTGGAGATTGAAACGCGCTATCCCCTGCCCACCGGCGTGAACGTGGACGACGTGCTGAAGGATCCGAAGGGCACGCTCGGTCCCGCGATGAAGGACATGGCGGCGAACCAGAAGAGCAAGGTCACCCTGTCGGTGGAGGGGGCCGCCCTGGTCCAGGGCAACGGCAAGGGCACGTCGTACGAGGTCAGCATCGAGGCCAACCCCAGCACGCTCGTGAAGAACGGCACGTTCGACAAGCTGCTGGAGGGCGACGTGCCGGGCGCGTTCAACACCGCCGGCAAGGACGCGACCGTGGAGTACAAGCAGACGAACTACACGCAGCGGGGCGTCACCATGGCGCCCGGCTTCAAGGTCGGCCCCGTGAAGGTGGGCTGGGAGCTGGAGGTTTCACGCCGCACGGTGGACGGGCCCCCGACGACGTGGAAGGGCAACGGGGCGGAGGTGGCCCAGTGGCTGGAGAAGGACTCCAGCCAGAAGGCCGCCTGAGCGGCTACAGCGCCATCGTCCCGGCGATGATCTCCTTCATCACCTCGGACGTGCCGCCGCCGATGGTGAGCATGCGCACGTCGCGCCACGCCCGCGCGACGTGGGACTCCTCCACGTAGCCCATGCCGCCGTAGAACTGCTGGCAGTCATAGGCCACGCGCTGGGCCAGCTCCGTGGTGAGGAGCTTGGCCATCGCAATCTCCTTCACCGGCTTCTGTTTGCGTTTGCGATTGAAGAGCTGGACGGCCTGATAGGTGAGCTGCCGCGCCGCCTCCACGCGGGTGGCGTGGTCCACGAAGGTGTGACGCCACACCTGGAAGTCCAGCAATCGCTTTCCAAACGCCTGACGTTCGCGGCCGTAGCGGATGGCTTCGCGCAGCAGGTCGTCCATCACCGCCACCGTGTAGAGCGCCGTCACCAGCCGCTCCGCGTGGAAGCTGTTCATGATGTGGAAGAAGCCGTCGTTCTCCCGGCCCAGCACGTAGCGGGCGGGGATGCGGCAGTCCTCGAAGTAGAGGATGGCCATGTCCGACGAGCGGTGCCCCACCTTCTGGAGCTTCTTCGACACGGCGAAGCCCTTCACGTCCGTGGGCAGCGTCACCAGCGAGATGCCCGGCGCGCCCTCCCCGCCCGTGCGCACCGCCAGCACCAGGAAGTCCGCGCGGGCGCCGTTGGAGATCCACGTCTTGGCGCCCTGGATGACGTAGTCGTCGCCGTCCCTGCGCGCGGTGGTGCGCAGCCGCGCCAGGTCCGAGCCCGCGTCCGGTTCGCTCATCGCCAGCGCCGCGATGCGCTCCCCGGTGAGCGCGGGGGCGAGGAACTCGCGCTTCTGCTCGTCGGTGCCCAGCTCGTTGATGACCGGCGTGGCCATCTGCCCCTGCACCAGGAGGGACATCGCCACGCCGCCGTTGCGCGCCCGGGCCAGCTCCTCCGCGAAGGCGGCCACGTACCAGTAGTCCAGTCCGCTGCCGCCCCAGGCCGTGTCGTGGCTGATGCCGAAGAAGCCCAGCTCGCCGCAGCGGCGGAAGACGTCGCGAGGGAACTCACCGGCCTGGTCCCACTCCAGCGCGTGCGGGGCCAGCTCCTTCTCGACGAACTGACGCACGGTGCGGCGGAACGCCTCGTGCTCCGGGGTGAAGCGCTCATCCATGCGCGGGATGCTGTCAGGGCCCGCCCCACGCTTTCAAGCCGCGCGGCCCTCAGCGTGCGCGGATGAACGTGAAGGACAGCGGCTGGCCGCCCCGGTGGAGCGCGAGCACCGCGGGGCTGCCCGGCGCGCCCAGCTCGCGCCGCCGCGCCTCGCCCGTGTCCAGCACCACCGCCCCGTCGATGGAGCGCACCACGTCCCCCACCTGGAGGCCCGCGACGTCCGCGCCCTCCGCGATGCCGCTGATGATGACGTCCCGTCCCGTCATGCCGAAGCTCAGACCCAGCCGCCCCGGCTCCACGCGCTGGGGACCCAGGCGCCAGTCCCCCAGGGCCTGCGTCTTCCCCGCCGCCAGCGTCACCCGCCGGTCCACCAGCTCCCGCCCCCGGCTCCACGCGGTGAGCCGGTGCGGGCCCGGGGCCAGGTCCTTCAGCTCGAAGCGGCCGTCCGCGCCCGTCGTGGGGGACGCGATGCCGTCCGCGTCCACGTACGCGCCCGCCAGCGGCTCGTTCGTGCGCGCGTCCACCAGCCGTCCGGACACGCCGCCGCCCGCGTCCACCACCACCTCCACGGCGGCCTCCGCGCCCGACGCGAGCGTCACGTCCACCTTGCCCGCACGCCCGTCCGGCAGCGTGGCCGTGACGGTGACGCGCGTGGGGAAGACGTCGTCCACCTGGAAGCTGTCTCCGGAGAACTGGCGCTCCACGCGCGAGAGGAAGTCGTCCTCGCCGCGCGCCGCGGTGACGGTCAACGTGAAGCCCCGCACCTCGCGGCCTCCGGCGGAGCTCACGGTGCCCTTCAGCCGGGCGGCGGGCTTCAACTGGAGCGTGAGTTCCTTCTGTGTCGCGGACACGCGCGCGGCCTCGCCCTGCCGTCCGCCGTTCGTGGACCAGACGCGCCATGCGTCCGAGCCCAGCCCATCCAGCGCCAGCACCGCCTGGCCGGACGCGTCCGTCATCTCCTCCGCCTGGATGTCGGAGTGGCCCGCCTCCGTGGCCATCACGGTCGCCCGGACGGAGGGCGCGCCGTTGGGCTCCAGCACCGTCACGCGGAGCGGCTTCTTCGGCTCGCCCACCACCAGGTCCACCTGACGCCGGCCTCCGGCTTCCAGCTCCACCACCTGCTGCTGGTCGCCGTTCTGGTAGCGCAGCGCGGACAGCCACGCGCTCAACTGGTAGCGCCCCGCGCCCACGCGCATCGACCACGTTCCATCCGGCTTCGCGGGCACGTCGACGGACTCGGACGCGGGCGCATCCACCCGGTGCGCGGTGACCGTCACCGCGCCCGAAGGCCGCTGTCCGTCCCCGGTGCGCACCGTGCCCTCCAGCACGCCCTCGCCCACGAGCTTCAGCCGCGCCGTCGCCGTCTTTCCCGCCTCCACGCGCACGGGCTGGCGCACGGCGTCCTCGCTGTTCGCGCGGCGCGCCGCGACATACACGGTGCCCTCCGGCACGTCCTCCAACGTGAAGCGCCCCTGCGCGTCTGTCATTGAAGGCAACGCGTCCGGCAGGGGCCGCCACTTGAGCTGCGCCACCACCGTCACGCCGGGAAGCGGCGCGTCCGCGCCATCCACCACCGTGCCCTCGATGCGCCCGGGCGCCGCCAGCTCCAGCACCAGCTCGAAGCGCTGCCCCGCGAGCACGCCCAGCCCCGTGCGCGTGAGCGGCTGGAAGCCCTGAGCGCTCACCTGCACGTCGTAGGCGCCCGGCGCGAGCCCGCCCACCTCGAAGCGCCCGTCCGCCGCCGAGCGCGCCTGGAGCAGGTCCGCCCGGTCGCCATGCGCGCGCACGCCCACCGTGGCCCCCGCGATGGCCTCACCCGAGTCCTTGCGCCGTACCCAACCCACGAGTGACGCCGCGCCGCCGAGGCGGATCCGCACGTCCTTCACCGTCATGCCCGGCCCCACGACGACCGCGCCCCCGGCCGCGCCGGTCTCCTGCGCGTGACGGGCCGTCACCTGGAACGACCCCGGGGGCACGTCCAGAGAGAAGCTGCCCGTGTCCCCGGCCTCCACCTCCACCGCGCCGTCCTCGCCCCAGGCGCTCACACGTGCGCCCGGCGCGGGCGTCCCATCCGCGCGCGTGACGAAGCCCTCGATGAACGCGGAGCCCTCCAGCTCCACGCGCACGTCCGTCCCCGGGACGTGCACGCGCGCGATGCGGCGGGGCGCGTGGCCGGCAGCCCTCGCCTCCAGTTGGTACTCACCGCGCGCCAGCCCGTGGAACCCGAACGCGCCCCGTGCGTCGCTGAGCGCTTCGTGCCGCGCCTCGTCCGGCACCGACGCGCCCGTCTGGAGGAACACGGGGAGCGCGTCCTCGAAGCCCGTGTGCGGCGTCAGCGTCAGCTCCGCCATCGGCACTGGCGCACCGCCCGCGCGCTCCACCGTCAGGCCCGTCAACGACACGCCAGGCTCCAGCAGGAGCCGGACCGTGGATTGGGCTTCTCCACGCGGCCGCGTCACCTCCGCGCGCGCCAACGCCAGACCCTCCGCACGCGCGGTGACGAGATAGGGCCCGGGACGCGCGGGCAGCACGAGCGCTCCCGCCGCATCCGTCCGGCCCTGCCCCGCCACGCGCCATGAAGGCAGCCGCGAGCCCGGCGCCGCCGGTCCCCGCAGGTACAGCGTCACCTCCGCGCCCGCGAGCGGCCCCGCTGGCGTGACGGTCTCCACGCGCAGGGCCCCGTCCGCGTCCCGCATGGGCTGTTCCACGGGCGCGGTCGCCGGCCCCCCGTCCTGCCCCGGGGCCCCCGCCATTCCCGCCGTGGGAGACACGGCGTGCGTCACGGTCACGCCGCTCGCCGACGCGACAGGGCTGGAGGCGCGAAGCCAGACGAGGACGCCGGCCAGCAGGAGCGCCAGCCCGGCCACGACGACGAACACCTTGCGAGACATGCACCCTCCGGGGGGTGGGGAGCCGCGCTCCAGACACCTCACCCGGGCCCCAGGTTCCAGGGGACGTCCCGCTTTGTCCAACCCCCGCCCGCGCTACAGCGGGAGCACCGCCAGGCGGAGGCCCACGGTGAACAGCGCGTGGAAGCCGTCGTCCACGCGCGCGAGCGGCTGGTCGCGGCTGCCCAACCCGGTGATGTCCACCGTCTGCGAACCGGTCCGCACCGTGTAGCTGCCAATGGACGCGGTGATGATGGGTCCCACCGACAGGGCGCGCATCAGCCGCACGTCACCGCCCAGCGTGACGCGGGCGAAGGTGGGGCCCCGGTCCGTGACGTGCGTATCGACGTGCGCGGGCACGAACACCCCCGGCGCGGCCTGCACCTGCGTGTCGCCCTCCACGTGGCTCTTGAGGATCTCCAGGCCCACGCCCAGGCCAATCCACGGGTCGAAGCCCGCGTCCGGAGCGATGTGGTAGCGGACCTCCGGCCCGAAGCGCCACTGCTCGGTGGAGCAGTCGAAGCCCTCCGGGCACGACAGGTCGTTCGTCTTGGTGAACACCTTCTCCCAACTGCCCCACACCCCCACGTAGAAGCGCGGCGTCGCCCGGAAGCCCAGCTCCGCGATGACGGGGATGGACACCTTCGCGGAGTCGGTGATCTTGAGGCTCTCCACCGTGCCCGCGGGGCTCAGGCCGTTCTTGTAGACGTAGCCCACGCCGAAGCCCGCGTTGCCGCTCACCGCGATCTCCGGCCCCATGCGCCCGTAGGGCCGCACCGGCGTCGTCAGCGACTCCGTGGTCGTGGTCGTCGTGGTGGTGGTCGTCTCCGCCTCCGTCTGGGGCTCCGGCTCCTGCGCCCCCGCCGACGTGACGATTCCCAGCGCGGCGGCGAGCGACAGCGTCCAGCGGAACGGCGAGGTCATGAAGGTCATCCGGTACATCCTCCGTGTTCGGGATGGAGCCGGACGGAAGCAAGCCGCGAGTGCCGTTAGAAGCCACCCTCCGCCCGCGCGCGCCGCCATTCGACAGACAGCCGCTCTGAGCGACCGGTCGCGAACAGCCACCCCACCCCACGGGGAGGCAACCGCGATCCCTACATTAGCAAGACGGCCCGAAAATCCAACGGGTTGACCCGGCGGGGACCAGCGTTCACCTTGCACGGCCACCCAAACGCCCAAGGGCGGAAAGGAAGCCATCATGGCCGGCCAGGAGCTGTCGCCCGAGGCGCTCGCGCTCATCGCCGAGGAAGAGGCCCTGCTGTCCCGCGTCCAGCAGGCGCTGTCCGAGGCGCGCCGTCAGGCCGCGGAGCGCACGCTGGACACCCAGGGGCTCATGGCCCAGCTCCAGGTCCTGCGCGACGACGCCACCACCGCGCACGCCGCGGACCTGCCGCATGTCTTCACGCAGATGAACGAGGTGCGCTCCATGCTGGAGCGGCAGGAGACCGTGCCGCTGCCGGACGCGAACGCCCCCTATTTCGCGCACCTGCGCCTGTCCAGCGCCACGGGCGCGCGCGACTACCTGCTCGGCCGCACCAGCTTCGCCAACCTCGCCGCCGGCGTGCGCGTCATCGACTGGCGCTTCGCCCCCGTCGCGCGCGTCTTCTACAACTACGAGGAGGGCGACGCGTTCGAGGAGTACTTCGGCGACCGGCTCTCCGAGGGCGAGGTGGAGGCGCGCCGGCTGGTCATCATCGAGAAGGGCGTCCTCACCCGCATCAGCACCGGCCCGCACCTGCTCCAGCGCGACGCCCAGGGCCGCTGGCACGCGAGAGGACGCGACGCGGCCTCCGTGCTCGCGGGCGGCAGCGGCACCGCCGCGCGTCCGGGCTTGCTGGGCGTGGGCCGCGGCACCACGCGCGTCGAGGATGCCTTTGGCGTCACGGCGCTCCTGGACGCGGAGCAGTACGCCGCCGTCAGCACCGGCCCGGAGCAGCCGCTGCTGGTGCTGGGCAGCGCGGGCAGCGGCAAGACGACGGTGGCGCTGCACCGGCTGGCCAAGGTCGTCTTCGACGACGCGAAGGCGTACCCGCAGGCGCGCACCAAGGTCGTCGTCCCGGAGGCGGGCCTGGCCCGGCTCACGCGCCGGCTCCTGGAGCCGCTGGGCCTGGGCAAGGTGTCCGTGGAGACGCTGGAGTCCTGGTCGCTCGCCACCGCGCGCTCCGCCTTCAGCCTGCCGGGCATCAAGCTCTCCCCGGAGACGCCCGCGCTCGTGTCGCGCTTCAAGCGCCACCCCGCCCTGCGCCGCGCGCTGGCGGACCGGGTGCCCGTGTTCAAGGGCAAGGCCCTGCCGCCCACGCTGGACCGGCTGCGCCTCAAGCTGGCGGACGCGTACCTGGACCGCGCCTTCCTGGAGGCCGTGGTGGCGGACGCGAAGGGCGAGCTGCCGCGCACCGTGGTGGCGGAGGTGATGGAGCACACGAAGCAGCAGACCGCCACGCCGCTGGCGCGCCAGTACAAGGGCTACGACGCGGACAGCCTCATCACCGTGGACGGGCGCGCCATCGAAGCGGACACACCCGACGCGCTCGCGGGCACGGTGGACCCGGACGACCTGCCCATCCTCATGTTCCTCAAGGCGCAGCGGGGCGCGCTGGGCGCGGAGCGGCTGGCCCACGTGGTGCTGGACGAGGCGGAGGACTTCTCCCTCTTCGAGCTCTTCGTCGTCAGCCAGCTGCTCGGCGACAGCCGCAGCTGCACACTGGCGGGGGACGAGGTGCAGCAGACGACGGCGGGCTTCGCCGGCTGGGACGCCGCCCTGGAGGAGCTGGGCATCCGCGACGCCGCCACCTGCCGGCTCCAGGTGTCCTACCGCTGCCCGCGCCCGGTGGTGGAGCTGGCGCAGCACGTGCTGGGCACCCAGTCCCCGGCCAACGCCGCCCGCGCCGGCCGCGAGGGCGCACCGGTGGGCTTCCACCACTTCCCCGACGAGGCCCAGGCGTGGCTGTTCCTGGGGGACGCCCTGCGCGACCTGGTGCTGCGCGAGCCGCACGCGTCGGTGGGCGTCATCGCCAGCAGCCGCGAGTCCGCCCAGTCCTTCCACCGCGTCATCCGGGAGATGCCCTGGGCGCGGCTGGTGCTGGAGGGCGACTTCTCCTTCGAGCCCGGCGTGGACGTGACGGACGTGGACAACGTGAAGGGCCTGGAGTTCGACTACGTCGTCCTGCCGGACGTCACCGCGCGCGCCTACCCCGCGGACGACGAGGCCCGCCGCAGGCTGCACGTCGCCGTCACCCGCTCCTCCCACCAGTTGTGGGTGGCCTCCTCCGCCGTACGCTCACCGCTCATCCGCACCTTCCCCGGCGTGGACGGCGGGGCCTGAAGCGGCGGCCAGGGCAAAGGGGCTTCAGGGCTGACGGCCACCGCCAGCCCGCCACTCCTTCTGCCGCTGGGCGTTGGCCTCCCGGCGCGCCAGCGCGTCCGACTCCTGGCGCGGCAGCTCCGCCAGCCGCGCGCGGTGCAGGTTCACGCTCAACTCCAACAGCCCCTTGTGCTCCGAGGGCAGCTTGTCGCCGTAGTCCTGCAGCACCGTGGTGGCGAAGGCGATGGCGTCCTCGGACAGCTGGCGGCGGTGCTCGTAGTACTGGTGCACCTCCTCCTCCGTCGCCTCGTTGGCCAGCACCTTGCCGTAGAGCGCGTTCCACTTCGCCTTCACGCCCTCGCGGCGGCGCAGCTCGTCCGGGTCCTGGGTGGGGACGTCGTTCTCCCAGTAGAGGTTGCCCGGCAGCTTCGCGCGCAGCGCGTCCAGGTCCACCGGATAGGGGCCGGCCTCCGGCTCCTCCGCCTGCACCTGCGCCGTCGCCGCGCCCACCAGGTCCAGCCCGCCGTCCTTCGCGCGGGGCACCGCCGACGAGGAAGCGAACACGGGCGGCGGCGCGGGGGCCTGCGCCATGGGCGCGGGCGGCACGGCCGGCGTGGCGTCCTCCGGGGCCTGCCCGCCAAAGACAAGCCACGCCCCCACCGCCAGGACCAGGACTCCCGCAGTGCCCAGGGGCAGCTTCCAACGCGCGCGCGTGCTCATGCCCAAGGCCATACCGCGCGCCCCGCACCCGCCGCAACCCGTGTCACCCCGCCCGCCAACGCACCGCGCAATTGATACATTTAAAACATGGCATGCCGCGTCAATTCTTGACTCCCAGCTGACGCAAGACGGCAATCCCAGTCCTTCCAGATGGAATGCTGCACCCAACTTGGAATTCACTATTTTCACCGGTAGCGAAGTTTCCCTGCTTCCGGCTGATAAACAAAAACGTATCATTCGCGGCCGCAACCCCATTCACTCCCCCTCTTGGAGGAAGCCGCATGAGAAGTTTTCTCTGGATGAGCCTTCTGGCCCTCTCCGCCCCCGTGGGCACCGCGCATGCCGAAGTGCTGGTGGAAGGCATCGTTGACGTGCTGGTGGACGGCGGCAACAACTACGCCTGGCAGAAGGTGGCGCTGCCCGGCCTGAAGTGTGGCAACGGCTCGCAGTACAAGTTCTTCGTGCACCGCACGGCGTCCCCCAACCTGCTGTTCATGATGGAAGGTGGCGGCGCGTGCTGGGACTACGATTCCTGTAGCGGCCGCCTGGGCATCCTGGGCGCGGCGAACCCCAACGGCATCGCCGACGACTACATGACGCAGTTCACGGCCAAGTACGTGTCCCCCATCGTCAACGGGGCGGACCCGGGCCTGCCCTTCCGTGACCGCAAGGACATCGTCACGAAGGACTGGAACATCGTCTACATGCCGTACTGCACGGGCGACGTGCACATCGGCAACAACGCCAAGACGTACGTGGACACCACCGGCGGCCAGGCCCCGCTGACCTGGTACCACAATGGCTATAACAACACGCTTGCCGCGGCGAACTACGCCAAGCAGAACTTCCCCGGCGTCCAGAAGCTGCTGGTGACGGGCTACAGCGCGGGTGGCACGTCCACGTCCGCCGGCTACTACTTCATCCGCAAGGCCATCAACCCCGCCAAGGGGTACATGCTGAACGACTCCGGCCCCATCTTCATGGCGCCGAACTCGAACTCCCTGTCGCGCCCGCTGCACGACAAGATCCGCTCGTCGTGGAACCTGGACTCGGTGTTCAGCCAGCTGCCGGCCAGCTTCAGCATCAACGACATGGGCTCCATCAACAAGATGGTGGCCACGGAGTTCCCGAACGACCAGCTCGCGTACACGGGCTACACGATGGACTACAACTACTCGCGCTATTCGTATGAGCGCTTCAAGACGCCCAACGACGAGGCGTCCATCCACGCGTACTGGAAGCAGGACCAGGACGCGTTCGTGGCGGAGCTGAACAAGTACAACAACTTCAGCTACTTCATCCCGCACCAGCGCGACATCAACGCCAGCCACTGCAGCACCATCATCACCTTCGTGGGCGCGCACGCCTGCCAGCGCATGGAGAAGAAGTACTGGTACGAGTACGCCTCCAGCCCCTGGCAGTCCTGGGCCTGCCACAGCGAGATGGTCCCCATGGACGTCTTCCTGTCGCGCTTCATCAACGGCAACCAGCGCGTGCGCATCTACGAGCCGGCCAACAACTACAACAAGGAAGACGCGGGCATGAGCATCCTCGCGCCCCTCATCAACGGCGCGCTCGGCGGGTAGTCCTTCCCACCGGCTGTCCCTGAAATGAAAACGGGAGCGGGCCCCCTGGGGTCCGCTCCCGTTGTCTTTCCAGCCGTCTACCAGCTCAGGTGAGGCCGGGCAGCGTGCCCGTGTAGTCCGGGTGGCCGAAGCGGTCCACGTTCACGCCGAAGGCCTGGGCAATGGAGGTGAGCAGCTTGTTGTGCTCCACCGCGCCCGGCAGCGGGGTGCCCGGGCCCGGCCATGAGCCCAGCGGGTCCTTGCCGGGGCGCAGCGACAGCATGCGGCCCATGCGGAACTTCCCGCCCGCGCCGCCCGCCAGCACCGTGGGGATGGACACGTTCATGTGGCCGGCGGCGTCGCCCAGCTCGTTCCCCCAGAGGATGAGGGTGTTGTCGAGCACCGTGCCGCTGCCCTCCGGGATGGCCTTGAGGCTGTCCATGAGGCGCGCGACCTGCTCCGAGTACCACCGCTGCACCTGCACCATGCGCAGGCGGATTTCGGTGCGCGCGGGTTCGGACTGGGTGTCCGTGCGGTGGGCGATGTCGTTGTGGATGTCCTCGTCGATGCCAATCCACGGCATGGACGGCCCGGGGATGGTCATGGTCACCACGCGCGTCAAGTCACACGCGAACGCGCGGGCGATGAGGTCCATGTGCAGCTCGGTGAGGCCGGGCATGTTGTTGATGTCGCCCAGGTCGCTCAGCGCCTCGGACGGCGCGTCCGGCCGGGCGCAGTTGAGCGCCCCGGTGTTGGTGAGCCGCCGCTCGATGTCGCGCAGCGCCGCCAGGTGCGTGTCCAGCTTGGTGCCCTCCGTGGCCGCCAGCCGCGACTTCAGCCGGGTGGCGTCCTTGATGAGGTAGTCCAGCAGGCTCTTGCGCTTGGTGAGGATGGCCTGCGCCTCGGCCGGATTGGAGCCCAGGCCGCCGAAGAGGCGCTTGTAGACGTTGGCGGGGTTGAGCTCGAACGGGACGCGCGAGCCGTTCTCCGTGAAGGAGATGCTGTTGTAGACGTGCTGGGCGCCGAACTGCTCGAAGGCGTGCAACTGCAGCGAGCGGAACTGGGTGACGCCGCCCACCGCGTTGCCAATCACCTGGTCCAGGGACGGGCCGGAGGGCAGCTCGTCACCGCTGGACACCTCCACCTGGCTGCCGGTGAGGAAGGTGACGGGGCCGCCCTCGTGGCCGGTGCGGCCGTGCTCGTAGAGGACGCGGTAGTCCAGGCCGTCCAGCACCAGCAGCTTGTCGCGGTGGCGCTGGAGCGGCTGGAGGACGGAGTTCTCGAAGTCGATGTCGAAGTTCGTGTCGCTGCCCCGGGGCCGCCAGTACTCCGGCAGGAAGCCGTGCGGGGTGAACAGCGCGATGAAGCGCAGGGGCGCGGCGTCGGCCGCTTCGGCCACGGAGCTGGTGAGCAGGTGCGCGAAGGGCGCCGCCATGGCCGTGCCGGACAGGAGCTTCAGGATGCTGCGTCGGGAGAAGTCGCGGGACATGGAGGTCTAAGCTCAACGGGTGGGCAGACGCCGCTGGGTGAAGGAAGCCGAGCGCACCAGGCTGACCAGCGCTTCGGTGATTTTCAGGTGGTCCGTGCGGTAGGGGCCCGTGCGCATGGCGGCGAGCAGCTCCGCGTCCGAGGCGTGCTCGTCACGTCCCATGGCGTAGCGCACGAACTGGAGCGGCACGCAATTGGCCAGCTCGTCGCTGGTGGTCAGCAAGCGCGCCAGCTGCGCGCCGCCGGTGAAGCTGCCCAGGTTGGTGGTGCCATCCTTGGCCATCACCGCGCCGCTGGCGTCCACCGTCTTGCCGTTCTCCTCCGTGCGGTGCTGGCCCAGGCCGTCGAAGTCCTCCATGCCGAAGCCCATGGGGTCGATGATCTTGTGGCAGCCGGCGCAGTTGGGGTTGTTGGTGTGCGCCGCGAAGCGCTCGCGGGTGGTGGCGTTCTCCGACAGCGCCGGAGGGATGGTGGACACGTTGGCCGGCGGCGCGGGCACCGTGCGGCACAGCATGCGCGTGAGCACGAACTTGCCGCGCTTGATGGGCGAGGACGAGTCGAAGTGGGCGTACGTGGACATCACGCCCGCCTGCGTGAGGATGCCCTGGCGCTCCGGGGGCAGCGTCACGCGGCCCAGGCCGGTGTCGTCGTCCACGTTGGTGCGCTCCAGGCCGCCGTAGAAGTTGGCCAGCGTCTCGTCCACGAAGGAGTACTTCGCACCGAGCAGCTCCTCCACGGAGCCCCCGTTGTTCTTCACGATGGAGTCGATGAACGCGTCGCGCTCGCGGACCATGGAGTCGCGGAAGTCCACGCTGTA
This window of the Corallococcus macrosporus genome carries:
- a CDS encoding acyl-CoA dehydrogenase family protein, with the translated sequence MDERFTPEHEAFRRTVRQFVEKELAPHALEWDQAGEFPRDVFRRCGELGFFGISHDTAWGGSGLDYWYVAAFAEELARARNGGVAMSLLVQGQMATPVINELGTDEQKREFLAPALTGERIAALAMSEPDAGSDLARLRTTARRDGDDYVIQGAKTWISNGARADFLVLAVRTGGEGAPGISLVTLPTDVKGFAVSKKLQKVGHRSSDMAILYFEDCRIPARYVLGRENDGFFHIMNSFHAERLVTALYTVAVMDDLLREAIRYGRERQAFGKRLLDFQVWRHTFVDHATRVEAARQLTYQAVQLFNRKRKQKPVKEIAMAKLLTTELAQRVAYDCQQFYGGMGYVEESHVARAWRDVRMLTIGGGTSEVMKEIIAGTMAL
- a CDS encoding ATP-binding domain-containing protein, giving the protein MAGQELSPEALALIAEEEALLSRVQQALSEARRQAAERTLDTQGLMAQLQVLRDDATTAHAADLPHVFTQMNEVRSMLERQETVPLPDANAPYFAHLRLSSATGARDYLLGRTSFANLAAGVRVIDWRFAPVARVFYNYEEGDAFEEYFGDRLSEGEVEARRLVIIEKGVLTRISTGPHLLQRDAQGRWHARGRDAASVLAGGSGTAARPGLLGVGRGTTRVEDAFGVTALLDAEQYAAVSTGPEQPLLVLGSAGSGKTTVALHRLAKVVFDDAKAYPQARTKVVVPEAGLARLTRRLLEPLGLGKVSVETLESWSLATARSAFSLPGIKLSPETPALVSRFKRHPALRRALADRVPVFKGKALPPTLDRLRLKLADAYLDRAFLEAVVADAKGELPRTVVAEVMEHTKQQTATPLARQYKGYDADSLITVDGRAIEADTPDALAGTVDPDDLPILMFLKAQRGALGAERLAHVVLDEAEDFSLFELFVVSQLLGDSRSCTLAGDEVQQTTAGFAGWDAALEELGIRDAATCRLQVSYRCPRPVVELAQHVLGTQSPANAARAGREGAPVGFHHFPDEAQAWLFLGDALRDLVLREPHASVGVIASSRESAQSFHRVIREMPWARLVLEGDFSFEPGVDVTDVDNVKGLEFDYVVLPDVTARAYPADDEARRRLHVAVTRSSHQLWVASSAVRSPLIRTFPGVDGGA
- a CDS encoding carboxypeptidase regulatory-like domain-containing protein yields the protein MSRKVFVVVAGLALLLAGVLVWLRASSPVASASGVTVTHAVSPTAGMAGAPGQDGGPATAPVEQPMRDADGALRVETVTPAGPLAGAEVTLYLRGPAAPGSRLPSWRVAGQGRTDAAGALVLPARPGPYLVTARAEGLALARAEVTRPRGEAQSTVRLLLEPGVSLTGLTVERAGGAPVPMAELTLTPHTGFEDALPVFLQTGASVPDEARHEALSDARGAFGFHGLARGEYQLEARAAGHAPRRIARVHVPGTDVRVELEGSAFIEGFVTRADGTPAPGARVSAWGEDGAVEVEAGDTGSFSLDVPPGSFQVTARHAQETGAAGGAVVVGPGMTVKDVRIRLGGAASLVGWVRRKDSGEAIAGATVGVRAHGDRADLLQARSAADGRFEVGGLAPGAYDVQVSAQGFQPLTRTGLGVLAGQRFELVLELAAPGRIEGTVVDGADAPLPGVTVVAQLKWRPLPDALPSMTDAQGRFTLEDVPEGTVYVAARRANSEDAVRQPVRVEAGKTATARLKLVGEGVLEGTVRTGDGQRPSGAVTVTAHRVDAPASESVDVPAKPDGTWSMRVGAGRYQLSAWLSALRYQNGDQQQVVELEAGGRRQVDLVVGEPKKPLRVTVLEPNGAPSVRATVMATEAGHSDIQAEEMTDASGQAVLALDGLGSDAWRVWSTNGGRQGEAARVSATQKELTLQLKPAARLKGTVSSAGGREVRGFTLTVTAARGEDDFLSRVERQFSGDSFQVDDVFPTRVTVTATLPDGRAGKVDVTLASGAEAAVEVVVDAGGGVSGRLVDARTNEPLAGAYVDADGIASPTTGADGRFELKDLAPGPHRLTAWSRGRELVDRRVTLAAGKTQALGDWRLGPQRVEPGRLGLSFGMTGRDVIISGIAEGADVAGLQVGDVVRSIDGAVVLDTGEARRRELGAPGSPAVLALHRGGQPLSFTFIRAR